DNA from Paraburkholderia sp. ZP32-5:
CGACGTCGTGGCGAGCGCGTATGCGCCGCCACAGAGCGATCTCGCGACGCTCGTCAAGGCGACGCACGCGCTGGTCGAAGGCGTGCGCGCCGCGGGTCTGAAGCGCGTCGTGGTGGTGGGCGGCGCGGGCTCGCTTGAGGTCGCGCCGGGCAAGCAACTGGTCGACGCGGATGGTTTTCCGGACGCCTATAAGCCGATCGCGCTCGCGCACCGCGATGCGTTCGACTACTACCACGGCGTCGCCGATCTTGACTGGACTTTTTTCGCGCCGGCCGCGCTGATCGAGCCGGGTGAGCGGACCGGCAAGTTCCGCACGGGCGCCAACACGCTGATCGCCGATGCGCAAGGCAATAGCCGCATTTCCGCGGAAGACTATGCGATTGCGTTTGTCGACGAACTGGAGCAGGGCCGTTTCATCCGCCAGATCGCGACCGTCGCGTACTGACGCAGAGGGCGAGCGCGATCGAGGTGTCGTTCGCGCTGCTCGTTGGCGTTCGTCGTACGTGAATGCGCGAGCGCATCGATACACGAATACGCGATTCGTAAATCGGCCACGCAGCCGCCAGATATCCCGACGCACACCCATCGGCGCTCGCGCAAGCGCCCTAACATTCGGTTACGCATGTTCGGGCGCGCAGGGCAAAACTGCGGCTACACTGGCGACTTCCGTTTTCCTACGGATTGCCATGCAGTCATGCCCGTTGCGGTGTGAGTCCGAGGCTGCACCGTCCGATAGCACGCAGCAGCCGGCGACCCGCACCGCCCCTCATTTTTCCTCCGACCCCGCCGACTGCGCGATGCAGCGCGAACTTCGCGAGCCTCACGAGTTTCGTGGCGACGCGCGCCGTCGAACGTCAATGCCCGCGAGACCCGCTAGCTGGATCGCCGCACTGCTGTGCGCGGCGCTGTTGCTATGCATCGGGGTGCTACCGCTGCAAGCCGCGGCCGCCGGACCCGCGGTCGGCACCGGCACGCCGGTGATTCCCGCATTGCAGAGCCTGATCAATAGCGCAACGGTCAGCGCGGCAGCGCCGGCTTCGGCGGCCTCGGGCGCCTCCGCGGCCGAAGCGGCGTCCGCGCCGTCGCCCGCCAGCCAGGCGGAACTCGCGCGTTCGCTCGACAGCGTGATCGCCACACTCGACAACGACCGCCAGCGCAGCGCGCTCGTCAGCCAGTTGAAGAAACTGCGCGACGTATCGCAAAACGCGGCGCAAACCGTCGGACCGGCCGCGCCTGCGCCACCGAGCCCGGGCCTGCTCGGCGCAATCGCATCGGGCATCGCGTCGTTCGAATCCGACGTGCATCAGGGCCGCACACCGGTGCGCTACTGGGGCGGACGTCTGAACGCGGCCGGCAACGAACTGTTCACGATCGTCTCAGGCCAGGGGCGCGAGAGCCTCGGCCGCATCCTGCTGTCGATGGTCGCGATGCTGGCCGGCTGGGGTGCCTGCGCGGGCGCGCTGATCTATCTGCAGCACCGGCTTTATCGGCGCCTCGGCATCGATTTCAAACTGCGGCCGAATCCGACCACGCGCGAACTGTTGATCTTCGCGCTGCGCCGCGTCGGTCCGTGGATCATCGCGTTTCTTGCCGCGCTGCTGTTCGTGCGCGCGATGCCGGATGCGCTCGGCCGCACGCTCGGCATGGTGGTCGCGTATGCGATCGTCGCGGGCGCGGTGTTTTCGGCGATCTGCCTGATCATGTTTTCGCTGTTCGGCTCGGGGCACCGGCGGGTCGCGGTGCGTCTGCTGATCGATCACGCGCGGCGCGTGCTGTTCGTGATCGGCGTGTGCGGCGCGCTCGGTGACGCGGCGGTCAATTACGACGTCGCGCATCAGCTCGGCTCGAATCTCGCCGCGCTGATTTCGACCGCGGCCAATATGACGGCCGCCGTGCTGACCGGCTATTTCGCGGTCGCGTTCCGGCGTCCGGTCGCGCATCTGATCCGCAACCGGCCCTACGAGCAGCGCAACGATCACAAGGCGGCGACCGACGCGTTCGACGTGCTCGCCGCGCTGTGGCACGTGCCGGTGCTCGTGCTCGCGGCTGCATCGGTGGTCGCGACGATCGGCGGCTCGGGTTCGAGCGAAAACGTGCTGCAGATTTCGATCGTCACCGCGCTGCTGCTGGTGCTGGCGTTTTTCCTGTCGGCGATCGTGCTGCGCATGACGCGCCCGCGCAGTGCGCGCGCGCGGCGCCGCTCTCCGTATCTGACGCGGCTGCTGCGGTTTTGCGGCACGCTGCTCACGCTGTTCATCTGGCTGTTTTTCTTCGAACTCGCGGCGCGTCTGTGGGGTGTGTCGCTGGCCGCGATGGTCGAGAAAAACGTCGCGGCGCGCGGCGTCGCGCATGCGATGACGGCCATCGTCGCGACGCTGTTCATCGCGTGGCTGCTGTGGATTCTGGTCGACACCGCGATCACCGAGGCACTCAATCCGGGCAGTGCACGCAACAAGGCGCGCGCGCCGAGCATGCGCGCACGCACGATGCTGCCGCTCGTGCGCAACGTGCTGCTGGTGACGATCATGATGATCGCCGGCATCGTCACGGCGGCCAATCTCGGCATCAACGTGACGCCGCTGCTCGCGGGCGCGGGCGTGATCGGTCTCGCGATCGGCTTCGGCGCGCAGTCGCTCGTGACCGATCTGATCACGGGGCTGTTCATCATCATCGAGGACACGATTTCGGTCGGCGACTGGATCGACGTCGACGGCGGGCACGCGGGCACGGTCGAACATCTGTCGATTCGTACCGTGCGGCTGCGTGACGGGCAGGGCGCGATTCACGCGATCCCGTTCTCGCAGATCAAGATCGTGAAGAACCTGTCGCGCGATTTCGCGTATGCGGTGTTCGAGGTGCGCCTGTCGTTCTCGACCGACGTCGATCAGATCATGGAGCTGATTCGCGAGGTCGGCGCCGAACTGATGGCCGATTTCCGTTACCGGCGCGAGATGCTCGGACCGATCGAGGTGTGGGGGCTCGACCGCTTCGATCCGAACTGGATGGTCGTCAAAGGGCAGATCAAGACGCGGCCGCTGCAGCAATGGAGCGTCGCGCGCGCGTTCAATCTGCAGCTCAAACGCAAGATGGACGAAGCGGGGATCGAGATTCCGGTCGCGCAGATGCGGGTGTATACGTCATCGAAGGATAGCGAGGGTGAGCCGTTGCGCGACGATGAAATGACGGGTTTTGTCGCGCCGGTCGATGGGCGGGAGAGCCGCCCTGCGCATGGTGAGTTACGTGTGCAGGAGCATGAGCGTGCCCATGAGCGGGATCATGAGTGGACGCGGCAAAGCGTGCGTGATCGGGCTGGGACTGTGATGTCGGCGCGGGCGCACGAAAGAACATACGACACGCCGTACGAAAGAGCGCACGAGCGGACTGACGAATGGACGCCGGAAAGTGCTCCTGAACGGAGCCGCGAGAGGGCCCATGAAAAGACCCACGAAAGGGCACATGAGAGCGCGCATACGAGTGCGCGCGAGCCGGCCGGCATTGGCGCTTCGCCGCACGCATCGACGCAGTTGCCGCTTGCGCCGGCGCGCGATGTATCGCACGAGCCGCGACCCGCGCCGCCGCCCACTGAACAGACCGCACCGGTTTCGCCGCAGATTCCGACGGCTGGCGATGCGAGCGGCAAGAGCTGATATGTGTGACGGTTTCCGGCGGGTTGCGCCTGCATCGCATCATTTCCGATGGCTGGAGATGCAGGCGGCAAGAGCTGAGACGCGAGACGGTTCCGGCGGACTGCGCCTGCACTTCCGCATGCGTGTTTCGTCAAACTAGCAGCGACAGCCGGGCGCGATTACCTCGATCGATACCGGCCGCTGCTGCAGCATGCTTGACGCCCATCGATCAAACCAATACCGCCGGATCGGCCACGCGCACGATGTCATTCACGCCGGTGCCGATCCGTGCGCCTTCGACGCCGTAGACATGCAGCGACACGGCGGCCGCCTTGCTGCTGTTGCCGAGCTGATGAATCGCGCCACGGCCGCCACGCACGAACGACACCGCGCCGCGCTTGCGCGCCTGCGAGCGCAACGGGTTCGCACAAGCCTGCGCGTCATTCCATTCGTAGATCGTCTCGCTCAGTTCGCCGTCGACCACCGCGTAACTGCACCACGTGTGGTGCCCATGCACGGGGCTCGCCTGGCCCGGCTGCCAGACCAGCGCGGCGACCGCATAGCGGCCGAGCGGATCGGCGGCGAGCAGGTGGCGGCGATAGCGTTCGGCCGAGCCTTCGCGTTGCTCCGGGCTGAGCAGATCCGGGTCGCCGGCCGCGTCCGCGAGCGCGATTCGCATGCTGCGCGCAAAGAACGTCGAGCGCGCCGATTCGGGAAACTTGGCGCTGGCCTCGAGTATCGCGTCCAGTGTGTCGCACAGCCGCTCGAGCGGCGCGCAGGCGCGGCGATCCGTCCCGCAGGCGGACGATGCGTCGGCGCCGAGACTGGCTGGATCGGTCAGCGAGGCGAGGAGGCTGGAGGTGCGCTCGAAACGGCTGGTGCGAAGATCGTCGCTCATGGTCGTAGTGCAGCGTGCCCGCTGCTTGTCGGCTATTTTCGGTACGGATATTTATACCCGTTTGACCGGAGAAAGAGTTTCCATATAATTCCCCTCAGGCTCTAAAACGTAGAATAATTTCCTATCTGGGGTGTCTTATGGGCATGGATATCATCGATCGCAAGCTACTGGAACTGTTGCAGGAAGACGCGACGATGCCGATCGCCGAACTCGCGCAGCGCGTGAATCTGTCGCAGACGCCGTGCTGGAAGCGGCTGCAGCGCTTGAAGGAGGCGGGCGTGATTCGCGCGCAGGTGGCGCTGTGCGACGCGCGCAAGCTGGGAGTGGGCACGACGGTGTTCGTCGCGGTGCGCACCAACCAGCACACCGAGGCGTGGGCCACCGCATTCACGCAGGCGGTGCGGGACATTCCGGAAGTGGTCGAGGTGTACCGGATGAGCGGCGAGACCGACTATCTGCTACGCGTGGTGGTATCCGATATCGACGACTACGACCGGATCTACAAGCGGCTGATCACGGCCGTGCCGCTATACGACGTGAGTTCGAGTTTTGCGATGGAACAGATCAAATATTCGACGGCGCTGCCGGTGCGCTCTTCTGCAGTAACGTGAAAACCGCCGGCTACGTGCGCGGTGCCGGCCGGTTGCCAGATGATCGTCAGGCAGTTGCCTGGCACGGTAACGGTTGATGCGCATCGCCGTGAGTGGGTGCGGCGCTTGCTGGGTCGAAGACGAGCGCCACGTGTTTCGCATCCTCGCCGGTGCTGCTGGCTGCAAGCCGTGTGCAAGCTCAGTGGGCGTAGAATTCCGCCTTCCGTGACCCATCCGCGATTACTTCGCGAACCGAGCCTGCTTCATGAACAAACCGCCGCGCAAGAAGAACCCGACCTTTGGCATCGCCGTCTTTATCGTGGTCGCGATCCTGCTGGTGATCGCCACGCTGTTCTATAACGCGATCCACGAAAAGCACGAGGCCGACAGTCAGGACGCGCAGGGGCCTTCGGTGGCATCGCAGGCCGCGGCAGCCGCCAACGCGATGAAGCCCGCGAGCGGCGCGGCGCAGTAACGCGAGGCCGCTTCCGGTCTGCTTTTCGTCCGCTCCCCGTCTGTTCCTGGTTTGCTCCCCGGGCTCACCCGCGGCCGTTCGCTCGCCGATCCCGGCTGCTTCCCGGCCAGCTCCGGTTTCACTCGTCCGGCAGCCGGATGATGCTCGCATCCTTGCGAATCTGCGCCGACGCCGCGAGCATCTGCTTGCACTGGTGAGCCAGTTGCTTCATGTCATGCACGGCATCGGCCGTATAGTCCGGCGATTTCTCCGATGCGACGACCATCGCATCGAGTTCGCGAGTCATCAGCTTGATCTGTTCGCTTTGCTCGCCGGGCAACGCGGTGCCGGCTTCGGCGGCAGTGAGGTTGTCACGCACGAGCGTGAGCGCGCGCTGCAGCGGCTGTAGCGAGATGTCGTCGGCC
Protein-coding regions in this window:
- a CDS encoding NAD(P)-dependent oxidoreductase, with the protein product MSKQLKIALFGATGMIGSRIAAEAARRGHQVTALVRDPARVPAGVANMHAERADLLDAASVGAAVRGHDVVASAYAPPQSDLATLVKATHALVEGVRAAGLKRVVVVGGAGSLEVAPGKQLVDADGFPDAYKPIALAHRDAFDYYHGVADLDWTFFAPAALIEPGERTGKFRTGANTLIADAQGNSRISAEDYAIAFVDELEQGRFIRQIATVAY
- a CDS encoding mechanosensitive ion channel family protein, yielding MQSCPLRCESEAAPSDSTQQPATRTAPHFSSDPADCAMQRELREPHEFRGDARRRTSMPARPASWIAALLCAALLLCIGVLPLQAAAAGPAVGTGTPVIPALQSLINSATVSAAAPASAASGASAAEAASAPSPASQAELARSLDSVIATLDNDRQRSALVSQLKKLRDVSQNAAQTVGPAAPAPPSPGLLGAIASGIASFESDVHQGRTPVRYWGGRLNAAGNELFTIVSGQGRESLGRILLSMVAMLAGWGACAGALIYLQHRLYRRLGIDFKLRPNPTTRELLIFALRRVGPWIIAFLAALLFVRAMPDALGRTLGMVVAYAIVAGAVFSAICLIMFSLFGSGHRRVAVRLLIDHARRVLFVIGVCGALGDAAVNYDVAHQLGSNLAALISTAANMTAAVLTGYFAVAFRRPVAHLIRNRPYEQRNDHKAATDAFDVLAALWHVPVLVLAAASVVATIGGSGSSENVLQISIVTALLLVLAFFLSAIVLRMTRPRSARARRRSPYLTRLLRFCGTLLTLFIWLFFFELAARLWGVSLAAMVEKNVAARGVAHAMTAIVATLFIAWLLWILVDTAITEALNPGSARNKARAPSMRARTMLPLVRNVLLVTIMMIAGIVTAANLGINVTPLLAGAGVIGLAIGFGAQSLVTDLITGLFIIIEDTISVGDWIDVDGGHAGTVEHLSIRTVRLRDGQGAIHAIPFSQIKIVKNLSRDFAYAVFEVRLSFSTDVDQIMELIREVGAELMADFRYRREMLGPIEVWGLDRFDPNWMVVKGQIKTRPLQQWSVARAFNLQLKRKMDEAGIEIPVAQMRVYTSSKDSEGEPLRDDEMTGFVAPVDGRESRPAHGELRVQEHERAHERDHEWTRQSVRDRAGTVMSARAHERTYDTPYERAHERTDEWTPESAPERSRERAHEKTHERAHESAHTSAREPAGIGASPHASTQLPLAPARDVSHEPRPAPPPTEQTAPVSPQIPTAGDASGKS
- a CDS encoding cysteine dioxygenase family protein, with product MSDDLRTSRFERTSSLLASLTDPASLGADASSACGTDRRACAPLERLCDTLDAILEASAKFPESARSTFFARSMRIALADAAGDPDLLSPEQREGSAERYRRHLLAADPLGRYAVAALVWQPGQASPVHGHHTWCSYAVVDGELSETIYEWNDAQACANPLRSQARKRGAVSFVRGGRGAIHQLGNSSKAAAVSLHVYGVEGARIGTGVNDIVRVADPAVLV
- a CDS encoding Lrp/AsnC family transcriptional regulator, yielding MGMDIIDRKLLELLQEDATMPIAELAQRVNLSQTPCWKRLQRLKEAGVIRAQVALCDARKLGVGTTVFVAVRTNQHTEAWATAFTQAVRDIPEVVEVYRMSGETDYLLRVVVSDIDDYDRIYKRLITAVPLYDVSSSFAMEQIKYSTALPVRSSAVT